The Cryptomeria japonica chromosome 2, Sugi_1.0, whole genome shotgun sequence region TAAATACGTTCTGCAAAATGAGGGAAGATTGTTTCAGGCCAAATACCCGAGCTCTACAGTAAAACTTATAGGCAAATATGGTCTACTGGATGTTCATGGAGAGCTACAGAGAAAACTCCATGGAACTGCTGTAAATTTGTTGAAGTCCGAGAATCTGGAGTCTGATTTCATGGAAGACATACAGCATGTGTTTATCACTGGCATGAAAAAATGGGAAAAACAGAGAGACATCCCTCTTCAGCACAAGTGCCATCAGGCAAGCAAAATGCAACCTTGAAATTTTAAAATGGCTGTTtacttcttttaatcatctcatTTCTGTTTTCCTTTGAATCTTTTTGTCTTTCAGCTTGTTCTGAACTTAATGGGGAAAAAGTTGCTGGATTTACCCCCTGCTGAGGAATTGGAAGATATATATAAAGCTTTTGATGAATACATTGGAGCTGTCCTCTGCTTGCCCCTCAATATTCCTGGAACTGCTTTTGCCAGGGGATTTAAGGTATGTTCTGTAAAGCTTGAATTCAGCCTTCCCCTCTCATTTCTCAATGTAAAATTCTTTCTTTTGAGTTTGGATGATGTTTGTTATATTATTCTTCTGTGTTATTATatattgatgacatgcttgttgtgaaatctaatatgtaacatataaatgAAATTAAGTAATATTGTTTGcagtttttgaatttgattgtgtgagaaATTAAGTAATATTTTGCTGCAAAGTTATAGTGATAATGGATTCCATTTTGCATTGCAGGCAAGGAAAACTTTGATAAAAAAGATTTATGAGTGTATAGAGGACAGAAGAGAACATCCAGAAGTGGACCATAACGATCTCTTGACGAAGCTTTTGAGAGAAGGCATCTATTCAGACGAGATCATTGCAGAtcttatattgtttttgctctttgCGGGGTTCGAAACTTCGTCGACTACCATGGCATTTGCTGTGAAGTTTCTCACTGAGAATCCGCAGGCATTGAAGGAGATTACGGTCAGTCCGTTTTCACTGGTCAAAAATTAAAGTAGTCAGCAGTCCAAAAAGACGGCTAATGTTGAAAATAATGATCTCTAGTATGAAAACTTTTCGATTAAATTGTGTATAAATAATGATTTTTTGATTTCGTAATGATCAGGAAGAACATGATGCTATCTTAAAGTCTAAAGGTAAAGCTGACCAAACGCTAACGTGGGATGATTATATGTCAATGAAATTCACTCAATGCGTGAGTATATACAATATATTTcgatttatttcattattttaaatttatcattAATTAATGATATCAAGTTTTCATAATTCATAGTAAACATTGCAATTGTTTTGCGATTAGATTGTGtaattattttttttcttctttggaCTCTATTTTCAtagtgatgatggatcacagagtgtgattcgaaaagttgatgaaaaaaatctctacacaatctaatccatAAACAATTGCAATATTTGTcactaattttaaatattaatgaCATGAAGTTTCTACAATTcaaattgtttttcattattttggattCGATTATATTGAAGTTCTTACATCAATGATTTTCTTATCCTTTAGTTTTctattattatgatgatggatgaGGTGTGATAAAACCATCTAAcataatcaaatctaaaaataatattaaacaacTTTAaatgtatttttagtttttttaatttgtgTTTTTATAATCATTGTAGGTTATAAAGGAAACACTTCGTATGGTTAGTGCTGCTCCGTGTCTTTTCAGAGAACCAAAAGAAGACATTGAATACAAAGGTTTAATTGAGAGTTCTTTTATAACTTTCAAATTCATGTCATAATTGGATTACATAGATATCAACATCTCTGTATTATTGGATTAATGTGCTTTTATGAATGATCTAAATAATAgttgattttataaaaaaaattacaaaatttctTAAGTAATGATAGTTAATCGGATATTTATATTTTGGGTGGTTTGTGATGATTTCATTTTTAATAATTGGTCCTACATATATATTTTGTGTGCATGTatctttaaatataatttaatgatTTTATGTTAATCCAGATTTTCTTATTCCAAAAGGATGGACAGTGTTTGTGTTCTTAAGCGGCCAACATTTGGATGAGAAGTATCATTTTGAAGCTCAGAAGTTCAACCCATGGCGTTGGCAAAATGAGGGCCATGTATGTAATGCGGGTGAAATGCTATTTTATATATAATAAGTTAATGATGTATTTTGGTACATAACTAATTATTATTCATCATTAATTGATTGTAGGAGATTTCTCAGAATCCTTGGTATATGCCATTCGGTAAAGGTGCTAGACTTTGCCCAGGATATCATTTGGCTCGATTTGAAATTGCTCTCTTCCTTCACAACTTAGTCACTAAGTTCAGGTTAGCTTCATatactttttttgtttttaatgaACATATAACccttctaaatttatttttttctaattattttttatttaaatgtgtTGTACTACAATGAATAGGTGGGAGCTGCTAGAAGCTTCTAGTGCCATATACTTTCCTCTTCCTAGTATGGCAAAGGGATATCCAATTCGTCTACATGCTCGATCACAAGAATGAGGAGAGCTCAATATAGCTCTCCACAATTTTTATTATCTTGTATTTAATGTTGAATTTTTTTAAACcacaataattacataaataagacAATATTAGTTAATGTTGTTGTTTTTTAAATTGATATTTATATGTTATAaatagataattaagaataaaagattACTAATATTTGtccttaaaataattaatttaattgtgttattaaTGTCACATGCATTCTATTTCATTATGATTGACATTTTAGTTTGCTCTTTTATtgttaattttaataaatatattcaaatatttttaatttttaggatttAAAATATGTATGATTAAATTATTGTAAGATAATATATATAAACTTAaactattttattttctttaatattttatcattataaaacaaataatttaaaaaatctaattaTAATAAGACAATATATTTATATTCGAATAATTTGAtatatttcaattaattataaagaatttaattaaattcacttaattATTTATTGATAAATAGAAGGCAAGttatttcttgtaattttttgaGTTATTCTCTTTGTTATGCTATGTATAAATATTGATGGAGCAACCTTTCATCTAGTGTAACAAAGCATGTGTTTGGGTGTGTATGGGGAATTCCCATCATCAGTGGTATTAGAACAATGTGGGATAGAGTAGCCCCTCATTAGTGGTATTAGAGTGGTGTGGCCCTTCatcagtggtattagagccaatttTTTGAGTGTGCAGATAGAGCACCGAATGTGAGGTAGTTTGGCACTAGGATATATGGGTGGGGTATGTGACTAGTGTTCCCGAGTGTTGTGACAAATCACCTTGAACATGAGGCAATCTTACACCAAGATCTGTGGGTGGTTTGTGTGAGTTGTTGTAGAATATTTTTCCTAAGTGTGTAGATAGAGTATCGAATGTGAGGCATTCTTGTACCAATATCTATGGTGGAGTGTGTATATAAGTAAGTTTCAATAGGAACTATGTAAAAAAAATGTGGAGTATGTTTTTCTAAGTGTGTAAACGTATCACCAAGCATGAGGTAGTTCATACTGGGGCTTGAGAGTGTTGGTAAGAGGATTTGTGTAAAGGATTCAAGAGGTTGAAGATGGAAAAGAAGAAGAGGCTATAGTAGTGGATTTGGAAGGTTtaaattttgatggagaagaagaagattttATGAAAGAGACATGTTTAGAGAACAAGATAGATGAGGTTGTAGTAGAGATGAAGATGATAGACAACGAGGATCCTTTATTTGATGAGTAGATTAGAAAAGATGAGGGTGTCATCTTGAAAGAAGAGATTAAAGGAATCAATAGATTCTTGGAAGCTAAACCTTAGAAGAACGATGAGATTGTAGTAGAGGTAAGTGTTTGTGAAGGCTTCAAAATGTTGACAatagaagaggaaggtgaagaaagAGTTGTTGTAGCAGAATGGATCACCTTGATTGAAGATAAAGGAGCATGCTGTTGGGAAGGAATGAAAGAAGAAAATAGATTGCAACTATGGGTGTTGTTGCaaccaaaatagagaaaaataaagatTAAGATGTGAAATGTCCTTTAGAGGGCATGATGATGATGGAGCAAAGAAATATAGAGATATTAGAGATaggaaaggaagaaaatattgtagatGTTGCAGAGGATGCTAGAGAGATCTATGTTGAGGTAGTGAGTACAAAGGAGGTTGCAAAATGCATTTGGTGGAGGTGGCTAGACTTAGGTAGGTTTAAATccatgaagaagaggaagagaagaggactGTCGAGTAGTGAGATGAGAAGGAATGTTGAAGGGAGTGACATTTGGAGGAGGGGTTCGGATTATGGTGGAACATATTCCATATTAAGGAAGAGGAGTGTAGACTAGATATGGTGGAGCTAATTCCACATCAAAGAAGAAAAGTGTGGAGCATAATTGCTAGAGGAGAAGGATGCTTGTTTTGACTAGGTTCTAGAAGAGGAGAAAGAACCAATTGGAGGTATCTATTACAATGAAAATTTTTGTTGAAGTTTGTTTACAACCTGAAAGGTTGTCTCTACAATCCAAATTCATTTTGTGAgatcaagataaaaaaaaattcctaccttggatgtttgatgtaggagcatctagggGTGTAGGGCAATCCTACATTATAAACAAATAGTAGTGTTCTAATTTTCTATCAAGCAAGTTGactaaaaatgaatgcaagcatatGTAGGTCTTCGTGCACCTAGGAAAGTGTCCAAGGGGACATAAGAgtttgaaattatttaatatttgtgaccTAAGTTTAAAGACAATTATCATTTCACTAGTACAATTGGGGCTCAAATCCGACGACCGCCCCTaagaattttgactatttttcgttgGCCTTCCAACAAATGCAGTTGTCGAAAACTTGTTGTCAGATATTCCGATGGTGCTCCCCAACGTAATAATTTCGACGACACCCGGGACATCAGGTCTCCATCGATGTATGTCTTATCGATaacctcatcggctatcgacaagaccaaattttcCCTTCACTACTAGTGTAAGTCATGCCGATGGATTTCATCGACATGTGCTACCCCGACGACACCCGAGATATCAGGTCTCCATCGATGTATGTCTTATcgatagcctcattggctatcaGAAAGACCAAATGTTCCATTCGCCACTAGTGTAAGTCTTGCTGATGGATTTTATCGGCATGTGCTACCTCGACCGCTCATTCGCCTAGAGATTCTCGTtgggcatacaacatcctcatcagatgttttTTTGGATGAACATCAAAATTCTGATGCCAGTCCGTCGAGAGAATGTCGTCgggcatacaacatccttgtcggatgtttcattGATTTCCGTCAGAATGCCGATGTCATTTGACGACAACCAGGAACTATGtatcgacgaggatgttgtatgtctgatgatATAGTCGTCGGTGCAAAATTAGGGGGGCATCGGAATTCTgatgattatttaattttttttttaaataatataaaaaatcatataatatattatattaaatatcatAAACTATATATTATTTGCTTCAATTAACAATTTTGTATTTTACACGAATATTATAAGGGATTTACAATGGTCATGTCAATTTTAGTTTATTAATTTGGTATTTTTACTTCACTCATATCTTGAGTGGTTATTTTCCTAATAGA contains the following coding sequences:
- the LOC131067706 gene encoding cytochrome P450 720B2 isoform X3; amino-acid sequence: MEEKMVFPVILTCILSVTILFVLGRQVIWRKDNRKKRLPPGSFGWPIIGESISFFRSINSPYQEHRRKFIDEHESRYGPIFRCSLFGRARTIVSVDPEFSKYVLQNEGRLFQAKYPSSTVKLIGKYGLLDVHGELQRKLHGTAVNLLKSENLESDFMEDIQHVFITGMKKWEKQRDIPLQHKCHQLVLNLMGKKLLDLPPAEELEDIYKAFDEYIGAVLCLPLNIPGTAFARGFKARKTLIKKIYECIEDRREHPEVDHNDLLTKLLREGIYSDEIIADLILFLLFAGFETSSTTMAFAVKFLTENPQALKEITEEHDAILKSKGKADQTLTWDDYMSMKFTQCVIKETLRMVSAAPCLFREPKEDIEYKDFLIPKGWTVFVFLSGQHLDEKYHFEAQKFNPWRWQNEGHEISQNPWYMPFGKGARLCPGYHLARFEIALFLHNLVTKFRE
- the LOC131067706 gene encoding cytochrome P450 720B2 isoform X1, whose amino-acid sequence is MEEKMVFPVILTCILSVTILFVLGRQVIWRKDNRKKRLPPGSFGWPIIGESISFFRSINSPYQEHRRKFIDEHESRYGPIFRCSLFGRARTIVSVDPEFSKYVLQNEGRLFQAKYPSSTVKLIGKYGLLDVHGELQRKLHGTAVNLLKSENLESDFMEDIQHVFITGMKKWEKQRDIPLQHKCHQLVLNLMGKKLLDLPPAEELEDIYKAFDEYIGAVLCLPLNIPGTAFARGFKARKTLIKKIYECIEDRREHPEVDHNDLLTKLLREGIYSDEIIADLILFLLFAGFETSSTTMAFAVKFLTENPQALKEITEEHDAILKSKGKADQTLTWDDYMSMKFTQCVIKETLRMVSAAPCLFREPKEDIEYKDFLIPKGWTVFVFLSGQHLDEKYHFEAQKFNPWRWQNEGHEISQNPWYMPFGKGARLCPGYHLARFEIALFLHNLVTKFRWELLEASSAIYFPLPSMAKGYPIRLHARSQE
- the LOC131067706 gene encoding cytochrome P450 720B2 isoform X2, producing MEEKMVFPVILTCILSVTILFVLGRQVIWRKDNRKKRLPPGSFGWPIIGESISFFRSINSPYQEHRRKFIDEHESRYGPIFRCSLFGRARTIVSVDPEFSKYVLQNEGRLFQAKYPSSTVKLIGKYGLLDVHGELQRKLHGTAVNLLKSENLESDFMEDIQHVFITGMKKWEKQRDIPLQHKCHQLVLNLMGKKLLDLPPAEELEDIYKAFDEYIGAVLCLPLNIPGTAFARGFKARKTLIKKIYECIEDRREHPEVDHNDLLTKLLREGIYSDEIIADLILFLLFAGFETSSTTMAFAVKFLTENPQALKEITEEHDAILKSKGKADQTLTWDDYMSMKFTQCVIKETLRMVSAAPCLFREPKEDIEYKDFLIPKGWTVFVFLSGQHLDEKYHFEAQKFNPWRWQNEGHEISQNPWYMPFGKGARLCPGYHLARFEIALFLHNLVTKFRWEPLEASSAIYFPFPSMEKGYPIRLHSRSQE